In candidate division KSB1 bacterium, the following are encoded in one genomic region:
- a CDS encoding TldD/PmbA family protein, with protein sequence MKIIKFKHLLIGALLAVLITSFTFAAQQDNEISNDSARKKIVQALSKELKRSQKELHMEGFESPYFISYQLQEAETVGLFGTYGGIQMRLGPPKRRTAFVEIRVGDYKFDNTNREQRRGSRSPFFRRQAFAPLDNDENSLRAVFWKLTDVSYKRAISDYQSKKGEMAFASDKENADDFAPDIKKTNFGPIKKLKLNENLWADRIREVTRSLAQVKGIFDPTMRVVGTKISTYYVNTEGSTITTDEVYYEVNVNCKTRADDGMLLQNFRTFATRIPEELPNDETLNDEVKRMAEELMQLREAEVLQPYNGPAILAPDVAGVLFHEAIGHRLEGERQRAKQEQQTFKGKVGQQVIPEFLTVIDDPTLNYFQGKTLNGTYQYDDEGVTPERVVLIEDGVLRTFLLSRTPIEGFPQSNGHARKSPGHGLDPMARMSNLIIESKKIFSPEELKQMLIEEVKQQGKPYGLILKHNQSGITGPLQTGRPGAFRVTPILVYTVNVDNGQETLVRGVDLVGTPLISINKIMATGNNYAVFKGVCRAKSGIINVSTIAPTMLLQEIELQKAAGVPEQPTILPSPFWPDSEIED encoded by the coding sequence ATGAAGATTATAAAGTTTAAACATCTGCTTATTGGAGCGCTTCTAGCGGTTCTCATCACATCTTTCACATTTGCTGCACAACAGGATAATGAGATTTCTAATGATAGTGCACGGAAAAAAATCGTCCAGGCCTTAAGCAAAGAGCTAAAGCGTTCTCAAAAAGAGCTGCATATGGAAGGGTTTGAATCACCCTATTTTATCTCCTACCAGCTTCAAGAGGCCGAAACGGTTGGGCTATTTGGAACGTATGGTGGCATTCAGATGCGACTCGGGCCACCTAAACGTCGTACAGCCTTTGTAGAAATAAGAGTCGGGGACTATAAATTTGATAATACCAATCGAGAACAGCGAAGAGGTAGCAGGTCTCCTTTTTTCAGGCGACAAGCCTTCGCCCCATTAGATAATGATGAGAATTCGTTAAGAGCCGTTTTCTGGAAGCTTACCGACGTTAGTTACAAAAGAGCCATATCGGACTATCAGAGCAAAAAGGGCGAGATGGCATTTGCGTCGGATAAAGAGAATGCCGACGATTTCGCGCCAGACATCAAAAAAACAAACTTCGGACCAATCAAAAAATTAAAACTCAACGAGAACCTCTGGGCAGATAGAATTCGAGAAGTAACACGCTCATTAGCTCAGGTAAAAGGAATCTTCGATCCAACAATGAGAGTTGTTGGTACTAAGATTTCTACCTACTATGTGAACACAGAAGGCTCAACTATTACAACGGACGAGGTGTATTACGAGGTAAATGTTAATTGTAAAACACGTGCCGATGATGGAATGTTACTGCAAAACTTCCGTACCTTCGCAACACGTATCCCTGAAGAGCTACCAAACGACGAGACACTTAACGATGAAGTCAAGCGGATGGCCGAAGAGCTTATGCAACTTCGCGAAGCAGAAGTGCTTCAACCCTACAATGGTCCTGCCATCCTGGCACCAGACGTGGCTGGTGTCTTGTTCCATGAAGCAATCGGGCATAGGTTAGAAGGGGAACGTCAAAGAGCCAAGCAAGAACAGCAAACTTTCAAAGGAAAGGTGGGTCAGCAAGTGATTCCAGAGTTTCTAACGGTGATTGACGACCCGACGCTGAATTATTTTCAAGGCAAGACCCTTAATGGAACGTATCAATATGACGACGAAGGAGTTACACCGGAGAGGGTTGTTCTCATTGAGGATGGGGTGTTGAGAACTTTCTTGCTCTCCCGTACACCAATTGAAGGGTTTCCCCAATCCAATGGACACGCCCGTAAAAGCCCAGGGCATGGATTAGATCCTATGGCACGCATGAGCAATCTTATTATAGAAAGTAAAAAGATATTTAGTCCAGAAGAATTGAAGCAGATGTTAATTGAGGAGGTAAAGCAACAAGGTAAACCTTATGGTCTTATTCTGAAGCATAACCAGAGCGGTATAACTGGACCACTTCAGACTGGCCGACCTGGAGCTTTTCGTGTAACGCCAATTTTAGTTTATACAGTTAATGTTGATAACGGGCAGGAAACACTCGTCAGGGGAGTAGATCTAGTTGGAACTCCCCTAATAAGCATAAACAAAATAATGGCAACTGGGAATAATTACGCGGTTTTCAAAGGGGTGTGTCGTGCGAAATCTGGGATCATTAATGTAAGTACTATAGCCCCTACAATGCTTTTGCAGGAAATCGAACTTCAAAAGGCTGCAGGAGTACCTGAGCAACCGACAATTCTTCCATCACCCTTTTGGCCAGATTCGGAGATCGAAGATTGA
- a CDS encoding methyltransferase domain-containing protein — MTDEEYYSYIKKLFGRWASIYDFVSIFLSGIRDKVADFTNARNGSRILDVATGTGKQAFAFAKNGYDVIGIDLSDDMVKIAKKKNKYENVKFEVADATNLPFEDRHFDVSCVSFALHEMPLAIREKSLKEMVRVTKPKGIIMIVDYALPKNKILRYFIYNFVKFYESRYYPDFVKSKLKALLGKSRIEIDKESPVLLGGARILKGIRLDNDVQ; from the coding sequence ATGACGGATGAAGAATATTACTCATACATAAAGAAATTGTTTGGAAGATGGGCTTCCATTTATGACTTTGTTAGTATATTCCTTTCAGGAATTAGGGATAAAGTTGCAGATTTTACTAATGCAAGAAATGGCTCAAGAATACTGGATGTTGCAACTGGAACTGGAAAACAGGCATTTGCATTTGCTAAAAATGGCTATGATGTTATTGGTATTGACTTATCGGATGATATGGTGAAGATAGCCAAAAAGAAGAATAAATATGAAAATGTAAAATTTGAAGTTGCTGATGCTACAAATTTACCATTTGAGGATAGACATTTTGATGTTTCTTGTGTCTCCTTCGCATTACATGAAATGCCATTGGCTATAAGAGAAAAATCATTGAAAGAGATGGTCAGAGTTACTAAACCAAAAGGAATCATAATGATTGTTGATTATGCTTTGCCCAAGAACAAAATTCTTAGATATTTTATTTATAACTTTGTCAAATTTTACGAGAGCAGATATTACCCCGATTTTGTGAAATCTAAACTTAAAGCATTGCTTGGAAAATCACGAATCGAGATAGACAAGGAATCTCCAGTATTGCTTGGAGGCGCAAGAATTCTAAAAGGAATAAGGTTGGATAATGATGTTCAATAA